From the genome of Cydia pomonella isolate Wapato2018A chromosome 1, ilCydPomo1, whole genome shotgun sequence:
TCGGAATAAGTAGTTCTACAGAAAATATCGAGTAAAATTTTAAAGAAGGGACctacataaaataagtatttattggCTTTGGTGTTTTAATATCGAAATACGTATTTCAATACTTTGTGTTTATACAGTGAATACTTGTTTCTCGGTATACAAACGATAATGTAGGCAGACtataaagtaattatttaattttgcaatatttttcgTACCTACATACGGACAAATGGGGCTCTTTGAGACCCCACGGcctattttttcaaaatccgTATACTCTTATCCTCACTTAAAATACAAACAACCGTTTAATACCGTTGGAAATTATCTAGTAGTCTGGTGTCGTTGTATAGAAGCACTcaaagattttaaaatattcaacattcaTGGGTCCCCAACACCTTAAATGCCAAAAATCAATTATTCATTTTGCATTGTTATTTCCATAAATGCTCTGCTTACATAGTTATTTATCATTTACCTACTTGTTAATACAATCAAATATTTACTTTCAATTAGTTTTAATTATAGGTCAAGTTTCATGTTACGCGGTTAACTAAACCGGGATACAGACTACACAAAAATCATCTTGAAGCTttgataataggtacctacattttacgGCATCGGCAATagtaaaactacattttaaagcgtaattaatttattagtttttttttttgcattccTGATGATCTCTCAATTAGCTTATAATAATGAACTACTGTACCTAGGCTTAACATATCCTTTGTAATAtcagtaacaaatattttaacatgTAACCTAcatattatctaaattaaactCTACAGCTAAATGCACCTAGTTCAAATATTTGTTGAGTGTTAAAAAACTGCACTATTTAAATACGAGTTCACGAATCATACCTGCACCATGTTACTTAGGAATATGTAAACGGTTCCCGGAACTTTAGTCCCTTTTAGTAGCTATATCGTGATCAATAATATTCTTATAGAAGGTATCAAACACAATGATCCCGATAGTTGTCTAAGAAACTTACAATAGTTCGTTTTTTATAGGCACATAAATATGAAGTTTCATCCGACTATTGTTTATAGATGGCTATAGGGATATAGATCTAAAAGATATCAGCACCACGCGTCTTGGAAGTCTGTCCCTATGTTTGGACAGTGAGCCACTCACCTACCAATGTTCCGATAATCATACCGATTGCGTGCATTGCATAACGAGAAACGATATCGTATTATTCTTCCGCTGATTATTGGTGGGTCACGAACCACGACCTCGTTTCACTGaacatttaaacataataacatGCATTTAGTTAATTCACTCTCACGTGCTTATTAAGTAGGTTCTCTAAGTAGTTTTATGTTTCACGTTGCTTACTGAAATTCGTAACAAATGTTGGAAGCTCCGCGTTAATTCCGGAAAGCGGTGGTTTGTTATTTGACTTTAGAGGACAGGCTAACTTATGTTTATGGTGATATTAAAACTTTCTAAAGGCACATGCAAATTACGTTTTCGTAATGTGTCGTTCCTATTGAGGGCGTGTGATCCTTATTAAGGAAGCAATAAAATGTGCGTGGGCTCTCGGCGCAGGACGCGGGCGGCGGGCGCCCGCTGTCGTCGGTCACCGCTGTTGCGCAACTCTTGCATAATGCGATCGTGAGCCATGTTATTAGCCCCGAGCCCGAGTGCGAACTGCGTTAATGAAACGGGTGGACCACGGGTGGACTTTCACTGGGATGTTAACTGAATCACCTAGAGAAGCTGATTTTGACCTTTTGGGTTATGCGAAGGTcatcattattttttctaaatattacctacttacatatttatttgcatattaGATAGTTCAGTGGCTACAAAGCAATTAAGTAGATGAAATAAGAACTTCATAGAATACCCTAGTATGTTATACTATTACTTTAAATACCGGCACAGTCAGCGTCAATAGTGACGGCTAAAGTGGccaaatacatatatacttaagACTTTGATaccatgtttttaaataattattatggatATGCTCCAACTTATTTTGCCACTTTGGCCGTCACTACATGTTATATGATAGAAAAGTGTCAGACAGTAGTTTCTAGACCCATATAAGTAAACTGCGTAGGTAGTCGTGCTAGCATACTTTACGAGAAAGTACTGCTTTAAGTTATTTCTTGAACACATTTATTTAGTAGGCACTTCCTATTACCGGCTCCAGTTTGCCAGACCACTCGATTGAACTATAAAACGGGTCTCACGTTCTGCACTTTCCTCTTACATCTGATTCAAATGGCttacataataattatcttAGGATGTAAACCGTGTATTACGTACGAGTGAAAATATGAGCTATTTGTTGTTACCAAGTGGTTTGAACAACTCTGAGAGTcatttaattcaataaattatgtaaTCGCGCTATCAACGATTGAGTTTGGAACAGTCGGCCGAAGATGGTCGCGCTTTTGTAGGGCCATCACTTTTAAACAAATAACTTAATATTACTTATACAAGCGATTAAAGTGTATCCATCATATTCATATCTGTACCTACTTACAGATTAGCCGCGTTATATTTTTATGGTGGccatcataaaaaatacatacttgtTTACGTTTTCGAGTTAAAAGCTACGCGACATTATAAAACTCTATCATTGCTCTGCGAagaaattttgaataattttgctgtcttaattaataattaatggaCACATCCTTAATGTTGTTGTAATTTGTTTCAGATTACCTTAGCGGTAATTCTGCAAGTCGCTCTAGTAACGGGAAAGGCGTTAATACAACAAAATCAACAAGCACAGCAGCAGTTGGAGCCGAAAGATCAAAATTTACAGGCAGCACAGAAACGAATCGGGTACGACTACCCCGCGCCTCCTAGCGATCTTGTGAATCCATTCCAAGACCACGGGCATCTAGGCCACGATGTAATCGAGCACGTCCACCACGACGATCACGACGACCATGAGCACCACGATCACCACGAGCACCACGAGCACCACGATATTCATGACATCCATGACCACCACGAAGAGCACCACGTTGAAGAACACCACGAAGAACATCACGACCATCATGACCATCACGATCCAGgatattggaaaaaaaaactaatctgGAAGCCAGGATGGAAGAAAATATGGAAACCGGCAAAGAAACAAATATGGAAACCTTCATGGAAGAAGATTTGGAAACCCATTTGGGTACCGACTAAAATTCCGGTATGGAAAGAAATCAAAGTACCTGACTGGAAAAAAATCTACAAACCTGAGTGGAAGCCCATAAAGGTGCCCGCGTGGAAGGAAGTGAAAGTTCCGGATTGGAAAAAAATTACCGTTCCTGTATATAAAGACATAGTCGTGGCAGGGTGGAAGGAAATACAATTACCCGCATGGAAGAAGATTTGGGTACCGGAATGGGTAAAAGTTGGTGTTCCTGGAGAGAAATACCTAGGCAAGGATCACGATGGATGGGAATATACGTCGCATGATTTGTGGAAAAAGAAACTAGTTTGGAAACCAGTATGGAAAAAGTACTGGAAGCCGGGTAAGAAGCAGATTTGGATTCCGGACAAGAAATTAGTATGGAAAGATGAGTGGAAGCAAATCTGGAAGAcagaaaagaaacaaatttgGATCGATGATAAGAAATTAGTTTGGAAAGAAGCCTGGCAACAGATATGGAAGCCATCTAAGAAACTCATATGGGTACCTGACAAGAAATTGGAGTGGAAGGAAGCTTGGAAACAGATATGGATTCCGGACTGGAAGCAAATATGGGTTCCGGGAGTCAAGAAGATCTGGAAGCCAGTGTGGATATCCGAGTGGTTCCCATCTCCAGACCACCACGAGCACCACCACGAATCCCACGGGTGGGACAGGAGCGACAACAACACCGCCGCCAGTCAGAAATCGGTGGCCGTTCAGCCGGCGCCGCAGCAGCCCGCGCCCAAACCACCGCAACAGTCTACGTGGCAGTTTCCCAAATAATCTAATATTAAGTACCCATTGAGATTGTTAATTGTTGTACATATAGAACAGAAACGTGAGAGTCTGTATGTCGTGTATCGGTCTTCTTGTGATCAGGAAGGCGTGTCTTGTTTTCTTACTCAAGACTGTAATAAATATTGGGGCGAGACTACTCCAGAGTAACAGGAAAACGCACCGCACTGCACTTATAggtaaattattttgatttattgacACTGTTAGTATATATATACCTTCTTATATTAACATATAAGTGCAAAGCGAAAATGTGGTGCGATGCGATTGTTAGTATTTTGCAGGACGACTTACTCTATGTAAGATGTTGGTCGTTACTGAGGAAAGCTTTAACTCGTCATTAAACAGTCATTGTAAGTAATACTCGTAAGTTACCATATCAATAAGTCTGAGTAGTGTGCATAAGGTGctgtaattgtaattatttaggCTTTTCTAGTTCACGTCTGGGACTAGATATAGGCTTACCTGCCCACTGAtgcatgtgttttgttgtttcgtattgttaagttttattttataattagataCTTTGTTTAAAATATAGCGAAACCAATGATTTACAACAattgtttctgtttttttttaaagttttttgtgGATTGCTGCGGCAGATTTTTTGGAATTCGTGCAAAATTTATTTCTTACTAAGTTCGTCCTGATAAAGAAAATAatgcattaaataatttttaggaaTACGTTTTAATATAACTTGAAGTTAATTACTGCATTATACTGTTTGACACTTGTTATGCCGaccaataggtacctacatatatgaTTAAAAATAGAACAACAAAAAGCAGactaataatttgaatttaatgaCTTAAAACCCAATGGCATGTCTATAAAGTATAAAAAGAGGTATAATAGCAAAGTTTAGCAATGGTTGAGCAGTTCGGTGACGTGACAGGGCTTCGAGCAGCAGGCCTCGATGAGGTTCGACGTGAGCAGCGTCCCAGTGGCTCGCCGCGCCCGAAATGTGAAGCGTTCTGGTATCTTTGGCAAGAACTTTGGATCTGCAAATATAGTTAAATCAAATAAACGCACAGTGCACAATGTGGAAATAAAACTTTGTTGTGGCAGGTCAAGTTAGAGAACTAATGCTGAAAGACTCGGCTAAGTTAGGTTAGGTCATGGTCAATCGGATGAGGgtaattgaaagtattattcTGAAGGGAAGCCAGCTCAAACATCAAAGCCAAAATAATTAGATAAGTAATATTGTTTCATGATATCTAAATTAAGAACCAAGGGTGCCTATGTAGTGCGTAAGGTTTACGTTATTAACTACGAACTGAATAATCTTAGAATGAATTCCTAATTAAACAGTTTAAAAAGTTGTGACATTGAACAATTTATTTGGTACGAGCAACGAGAAAAGGAAATCTCTCTCTGTACAAAGTGACCACCACGAAGATTTGCTTAAAAAGTGACCTAAATTCATTGCTAATTTGTACGGCACGTACCTATGTAGGCATTCTATACCGTTCAGGTATGCACCCTGAGTGCGAAATACATAGCTGCTTCAGATTGCGAATCTTATACAAAGCTCGCATAGAACAGAGGATGCAATCTATGGCCCATTTTGATGTGAACTCATATTTAGATTCAGTGCCCCAATTGACATACCTAACGGTAACGATGAAACATTGGAGTCGACTGCTTCGGCAGGGAAGGGATCTATGCCGTAGCAGTACATTGAATGTGCCTTGACCAGCTCTCTGCCGCAAAGGATGGTCTGCTCCGCAGAAGCCTGCGAGGCAGCCGCCCCCAGCAGCAGTAACACCACTACCCACATCTGGAAACAGTACAGTAAAGTATCAATATTAACCATCGCAGATTGCACTCGCCCTGGGGCCAGGGAACGCACGTTCCAGGCGTGCACGCTCTATGCTGACGCTGCCCGCcatacatttgttttaacggtTAAAATTTATCCTATATAATGACGGTCAGCGTCAGCGTGGATCGTGCACGCTCAGATCATGCGTTTTGGTGGCCAAGGATAACGGTTTTATTACACACTGTTGGATACATTTTGAACAAGTGGGGTTAATTAATCCGGTGCCAACGGTTATTAAGGAAACAAACAAAAGTCTGTGGTTAATGTGTGgctaatatatgtatgtacatggtTTATGGTATTCTCTACTCGTATGGTATATCTTACGCTTCGCTAAATTGCCAGTCAATGGGAAAGGCGACTGTcaatttacatacaaatacaatacaaataaaaccggccaagtgcatgtcgggccacgctcagtgtagggttccgtagttactcttccgtcacaataagctaaactggagcttaaagtatagtaaattgttaaccaagggatgaaacggtacctttcatccgagttaaacaagtaggcaaatttgcataatcagtacctaattaaaataagtctttttactatgaagggaaaactttttgcgataactcaaaaacagctaaactgatcatgtccgctatagttttcatttaatgtctttcttaagctctacttccacgatttttttcatattttttggacctttgcttcaaaagttagagggggggggggggggacacattttttttttctttcggatcgattatctccgaatatattcactttatcaaaaaatgtttcttgaaaacccctattagttttgaaagacctttccaacgataccccacactctagggttgaagcgaaaaaaaaatttcaccaccacttcacgtgtaggggaggtaccctaaaaaaaattaaatttttagattttattgtacgactttctcggctttattgatttatatatccatgccaaatttcagctttctagcactaacgaccacggagcaaagcctcggacagacagacagacagacagacagacagacagacagacagacggacatggcgaaactataagggttccgttttatgccatttggctacggaaccctaaaaatgtaccaTCGTGCATTTACTGCATCGTTGAGAGCGCTAGCAATGTTTAGCTTTTACCGGCCTTCCCAGTTCATAGTACATAAACAAGACTGAAACTTGAATACTATGGATGCTGGCATGCTTTGCGTGTTCATCCTCACCTCTTCTTCGTGATCGATCATATAATTACAGAAAAATGTATAAGGAATAAGTATAATGGCTCAAAGATGtcacaataatcaaaattcCTACTATAAATGCTAAAGTAACAGTATCTGTTACGTCTTCACGATGAACGGATTTAGATTACGTTTAGTATGGACCCGAGATATTTTGAGGCCTGGGGAAGGACATAGTAAGTAGAACAGTTTAATCGCAATAATTCACTGTCATActtttaaaactattattaataaataatactatctAGGTTTCTAGGTACTGCTTACTGAACCTTATGCTTGGAGAGAATATATAgatactagctgttgcccgcgacttatTTACTAATCAGACTGATATCAGAAGACCATGGACAAAAAATATACCGAAAACCTAACGTTACATTGTGattgtaattatattattatacagcGCAGCAGTTAAGGGGAGTTTAGGCTGTAAtcaacacactttcataggttttataaaaaatggacgacttttattatttcatacaaaataattcagtaagcaatgtatagggagcgtgcatgaactgtaggaggcagcacacgagccgtcagatttttggcgcgaggcgtaaatgtgatgttttttgttccgacgtagcccacaagatggcagaacctactatgcacaagaaaacgcgtgacgtgtacatgtgcatgtttattgttccgattcaggccacaagatggcagaccctccaacgcgcacggtccctatcactactttgttttaactcacaacgtctcattaatgacgcgactaTGAcacgacgtcacaactgtcacaagtgatcatgatgtacgaaaaacattgccgctcgaaaaaaatgcaaaaaataattatgctctggtagtgaagactaaactaaaaaatctttcagaattgttttatagcactaaaacctacgtctagtttaagtttgaggttatatcaaaaatacacactgtattgtctaatatttacaatagttatttattgatacccgagcaagccaAATATTATAGCCACGAACATAGCGAGTGTAACGAAGAGTGaaatcttgagcattgcgagagtttcaaggcgcgagggttaaacaaactttgctacctaGTGAAACACATAAATTTTCACCAAACCAATGCGagaaaaacattacaaatcaaattgaaataaaatatatttatatatttacaataacagtacACATCCAAATTATTAtcgttattaaatatgtatcattcaaaatcaattTAACCAGGCAACATTGCcactcttgtgaataaaatgcaacattctcatcagtttttaaggaatcaagagagcctttacgagctggtttggggaaaattattttacagagAGTGCTGCTTGTAAATACACATTCATTGATAAGATTTCCTATCGTGCATGGCCACATTTCATTGTGTACattgtgtttaaaataaaaaagctttcAGTGGCTTTTCCCACCCGGGGCCGGCCGAAGATTTTATAAAGAAATGCCACCTTCCTTGATGTGCCGCCCGGGGCTAAGCGTCCGTACCCTCCCCGCGTCActctattttcataaaaataatgttaagagGATAGGGGACGGCCGCTTTGCTATGCAAACGTagaccccattttcctctctggatattggaTTATGGAATatccaaataaaaatatatttataaatttcaataacagtatacatccaaATTATTatcgttattaaatatttatcattaaaatcaatttaaccAGCCAACATTAATAACGTGTtcatataatttgatgtatattaacaataactATGCCCCTAAGCGAAACCCAGTTTtcgtacaaaattttaaatgcttctaactcttataataattagtaattcgaaaaaaatccaGAACCAAAAACGTAGGGGCATGCTCGTAGCTATGATCGTTAATCAACCTTTgcatgaaaaggtgatttcgcgcgggttcTCCGATTTCGTTTTAATGCGGTTGTTATAAAGATTTTAAAGATGCATTCGACAACATAAACGGGCGTCCCTCATTGACGGAACATATAtgtcattaatataattatagtttcaaattaaattaaatcacagATCTTCTCACAAGCACGACagggtattaaattaaatttgaaattcatATTAACGTAACTAGAGTGtaggtaaaatatattttgaggtAAATTCAGTGCCAGTATAGGGTAGGTGCTTTAGATTTCGTCCAATTATAAGAGTTGCCAAAtttgaaatgcaaaaaaaaagtcttaaatgtattgtatttgtttgtattgCTCATATTGtctattttaggttaatattactcgaatataaattatatttgcagttttttttataaaaaacatagTTTGCAAAAGTAGTGATAATTTAGTTTCCGTCCGCCTATGAACTAGTTTTCGTCCACGTATGAGCTAGTTGCCAACCTTTGTATTATTTAGTTGAAAATcgattatatattttgttttaagttcTGATGTTGTATATTCATCATTTTTAGTTACTTAtatagcttctgcccgcgacttcgacCGTGTATAATGATTATTTACGTGATAAACCTATGTCCTTCCTTGGGACTCAAGCATTCGAATTCAACAATCCTTAATTGAAATCGGTGATATTGAGAGGAAAAACAAATGTATTACAAATAAGCAAATATTTAGTATTTGGGTTTACGTCCTTTCGTGGACGAAgactaaatatttcataaaattggtATGTTTTTACTCATCTACTAAATTTCTCTaagatttctttaaaaaacCTCATTAGACTGcttattttggttttattataCTTCTAAGTATACATACGTGCCTAAAAAGATTACTTATAATAGCTAGAATAGTAATAAAATTTTCCATGAACATTTCCAGTCTGCACTTATTTTTCTTGGTTTTATGCCCTCTGAAAGGTACGGAGGCGAAGCTGCAAcgaatatgttttattttaaattcgctactcgcaaaatattattttttgtagatttattCTTATAGATTCTTAAGGATTGCAATTAGTCAAAAATTGTGCCGTATGGTTTATACTCAAATTGTACGCAATTCTTTGTAGCAACTCCGTCAAGTTCAAGTGGACGGAAACTAGCGCTGGACGGTAACTAGCACACTAACTAACCCTATGCATAGTATAGCTActaacatttatttacttatgccTACTTTGAAAAAGTAATAATAGTCGGTTGTTGTATTATAACTGGCGGTAGTCATATTCTAGTGGTAGGTACAGTGGGCCCCGACAATACACTGCACATAGTATTTTgcctattttttattaagttcaaATACAATATGCCGGGTGGCAAAAGGTCTATTAAATTTTTCAGCTGAGTATATCTTGCGCCGACGACCGCAAACTTGATCCTTCTTGCGTGCGTGCAACGTGACCATGCACACACGACTTAGAAACTTAGATTTCAGttggtaggtacctaagtactccttttatgtatatttatccAAGTTACAGAAACAAACTAAATTAAAGAGGTTCCCTACACATATTTTAGTTTCCTCTATAGTTAATGGTAAATCGTGGTATGGACATTGATGTAGAGTAAAGGGATTCCTAAGGTGTTTgatgttacaataaataattataaagtgaCTGGTATTAAAGTAGACGTCCGAGTACCTACTCCACATGTCGTCTTTGAACTTGAGTCATCACAGTGAATATAAGTGACAGGAGGGCATGTCGAGCACTAAGATGTTTACCTTAGTAAAATTTTAATGGTACGAGCAAAAAATCACTTCTTGACAACTGGTACACAATTCATCTCAAAATGCTATTTCAGTGGGATTAAGattttaaagtacttatatttttatagttaacGACAGGCAATGAAagtgttaaatataaatattttgtctcACCCTGTTAGGTGTCGCGTAAATAAACGGTTTGTAGGCACTTATAACTTCTTATTAGTTAAATCTATGTAAAAACTGTTAAGCACTGATCGAATAAAAGAttctgaatttaaaatatttcgaaATGTTGAGATATGTGCAGGTATTTtctaataaaacataaatattgattaaaCCAACGttataataaattgtatgaacACTCACCACAACCTAAACCGCTGCGCCGCGGTCCACAATCAGATCGAGACGCTGCGGGGCCTCCTTTTATACCCTTATCTAGGGGGTTATTTCATGACACCTTATCTATTAAAATACACACTGACCACTTAGACGGACTCAGTACATACACGTGGACCTATTTTTAGCCCTCCCTGGAGTCTAGACGCGGACATGCACGAATGCAGATCAAACGACTTTTATACATACTTGCTATCTCCGGCGTACATAATTGCAACTTTGTACGGTCATAGCTACTTATTTAGATACATCCTCTGTTCATCAAGCTATACATGATGCAGATTCCTTGATGCTGGCGAGTTTTGAAGTTACCTATTGCAATAGATTTCCTACTTCACAAACATTCCCAATACTGACTGGGCGCTATTGCTGTTTATTGACAGTTCCTGATCCTGACATCACAAGCTTGATATTTTCGCCATGTCACTTACttcacatatttaataattatcgcGCTTATGAGGATAGTTTCCAccg
Proteins encoded in this window:
- the LOC133534518 gene encoding uncharacterized protein LOC133534518, which translates into the protein MRGIWSQVITLAVILQVALVTGKALIQQNQQAQQQLEPKDQNLQAAQKRIGYDYPAPPSDLVNPFQDHGHLGHDVIEHVHHDDHDDHEHHDHHEHHEHHDIHDIHDHHEEHHVEEHHEEHHDHHDHHDPGYWKKKLIWKPGWKKIWKPAKKQIWKPSWKKIWKPIWVPTKIPVWKEIKVPDWKKIYKPEWKPIKVPAWKEVKVPDWKKITVPVYKDIVVAGWKEIQLPAWKKIWVPEWVKVGVPGEKYLGKDHDGWEYTSHDLWKKKLVWKPVWKKYWKPGKKQIWIPDKKLVWKDEWKQIWKTEKKQIWIDDKKLVWKEAWQQIWKPSKKLIWVPDKKLEWKEAWKQIWIPDWKQIWVPGVKKIWKPVWISEWFPSPDHHEHHHESHGWDRSDNNTAASQKSVAVQPAPQQPAPKPPQQSTWQFPK
- the LOC133534526 gene encoding insulin-like, translated to MWVVVLLLLGAAASQASAEQTILCGRELVKAHSMYCYGIDPFPAEAVDSNVSSLPLDPKFLPKIPERFTFRARRATGTLLTSNLIEACCSKPCHVTELLNHC